A region from the Vicia villosa cultivar HV-30 ecotype Madison, WI linkage group LG3, Vvil1.0, whole genome shotgun sequence genome encodes:
- the LOC131658255 gene encoding uncharacterized protein LOC131658255: protein MFVGIKNPRRQLHHHARDLGQLPTTKTFQLSMLHCAQLHYKYPHLHAIHSKIVLPKLLKVKREKKFMARPIEYVRDINDSKDLWKISVRCRHIWSVTSASKKEHLEMILVDSKGSMIQAVVPPYLVAKFKQYLCHGCSYVMQNFKVGSNDFSFKSTDHKHKLVFCGSTSLKKTENPEIPVNVLNLLSLADIVDDVLGGVVEITQSHVSSNNNKSKVVFSIIDNSKSMVVCTLWGIFAIQFNEYWTKNKDAGNMVVLLINARIKEAQGNFPLNVSNAWNGTKLFINDTGFEQVSKLKESFKGDFPKLSDTVVQVSASQNSQYSDFDKFLWKADVLSLAEIGGLQQETTCVTVATLDKFDVGQSGWYYDGCVDCTKSVTLRDGKLQCYAKHISPSPVPRFKLEILAVDGKCNAKFIFWDVDCVKLVGKSAAEIINGLKRSGEYDPLEFPYELDSILKRELAIRAVFQPKNGRLSVIGFRDDPETRSRVKENFRAEEPTSVLRIIEPTSQDEFPSVSEPLSVSADYDPSASNTNLTPSKRILSESVEEFEGVQLSSTKLIKDIKKEE, encoded by the exons ATGTTTGTTGGAATTAAAAACCCTAGACGGCAGCTGCATCATCACGCAAGGGACTTAGGACAACTTCCTACAACCAAAACCTTTCAACTTTCCATGCTGCATTGTGCCCAGCTCCACTATAAATACCCTCACCTGCATGCCATTCATTCCAAAATCGTTCTACCAAAACTACTCAAG GTAAAACGTGAAAAGAAATTCATGGCGCGTCCAATTGAGTATGTGAGAGATATCAATGACTCAAAGGACCTATGGAAGATTTCTGTTAGGTGCAGACATATTTGGTCGGTcacaagtgcttcaaagaaggaaCACCTTGAAATGATTCTCGTGGATTCTAAG GGATCTATGATTCAAGCTGTTGTGCCTCCTTACTTGGTTGCCAAGTTCAAGCAATATCTCTGTCATGGTTGTTCATACGTAATGCAGAATTTTAAAGTAGGTTCCAATGACTTCTCTTTTAAGTCCACTGATCACAAACACAAGCTGGTGTTCTGTGGTTCAACTTCCCTGAAGAAAACGGAAAACCCAGAAATTCCTGTTAATGTTCTCAATCTACTTAGTCTGGCTGACATTGTAGATG ATGTTCTTGGTGGAGTTGTAGAGATTACTCAATCGCATGTCAGTTCTAATAACAACAAGAGCAAAGTTGTTTTTTCAATTATTGATAATAG CAAATCCATGGTTGTGTGTACCTTATGGGGAATATTTGCAATCCAATTCAATGAGTATTGGACAAAAAATAAGGATGCTGGTAATATGGTTGTACTTCTGATTAATGCTCGGATAAAGGAGGCTCAAG GCAACTTTCCTTTAAACGTATCCAATGCGTGGAATGGCACAAAACTGTTTATTAATGATACAGGTTTTGAACAGGTTTCTAAGCTAAAAGAAAG TTTTAAAGGTGATTTCCCAAAATTATCAGATACAGTCGTGCAAGTTAGTGCATCACAGAATTCACAATACTCGGATTTCGATAAGTTTTTATGGAAAGCTGATGTTTTAAGTCTTGCAGAAATAGGGGGTTTGCAGCAG GAAACTACGTGCGTAACTGTTGCCACGCTGGATAAATTTGATGTTGGACAATCTGGATGGTATTATGATGGCTGTGTTGACTGTACAAAGAGTGTGACTCTGAGGGATGGAAAGCTTCAGTGTTATGCAAAGCATATAAGTCCTTCTCCCGTGCCCAG GTTTAAACTGGAAATACTGGCTGTTGATGGTAAATGCAATGCAAAGTTCATTTTTTGGGACGTCGATTGTGTTAAGTTGGTAGGCAAATCCGCGGCTGAGATTATAAATGGTCTAAAAAGG AGTGGGGAGTATGATCCGCTTGAATTTCCTTATGAACTTGATTCAATATTGAAGCGTGAGCTGGCCATCAGAGCTGTGTTCCAACCCAAAAATGGACGCCTTTCTGTGATTGGTTTCAGAGATGATCCGGAAACCCGTAGCAGAGTCAAGGAAAATTTTAGAGCTGAAGAG CCTACATCTGTGCTGCGCATAATTGAACCAACATCCCAGGACGAATTTCCAAGTGTATCT GAACCTCTGTCTGTCTCAGCCGATTATGATCCTTCTGCCTCAAATACTAACCTTACCCCTTCCAAGAGAATTTTGAGCGAATCTGTTGAGGAATTTGAAGGTGTACAGCTTTCGTCGACGAAGTTAATTAAAGATATCAAGAAGGAAGAGTAG
- the LOC131658256 gene encoding uncharacterized protein LOC131658256, whose product MREKKRNKVDENGRDFKICYNSFNHPLRDNVRIPLSNITSSISNIGIQNRRSPLSVTAKSSSKPLQTGLKESLSYNLSGTHAYENIVYQPTPQPNTTGSHFSPGSSISNITAVSLTPAQRSAMARYSDIGDPAIECTRCGALMWYGEKTDKRKHSSVPKFQQCCGNGKIQLPLLKLPPPYLNQLLFQDNGADNQNYQQYCRLYNMMFAFTSPGMKFDNRFNAGGGPPNIRVHGQPCHRIGSMMPLNGQTPRFSQLYIYDTENEVQPRIKGMGNNPNIIPHVVTELKNMLDEFNTHAKSFRMAADRLRHSDVPELKLRLVADRSKDGRIYNQPNVAEVAALIVGDVDTGDKRDIILERQSGKLKRISEFHPAYLALQYPLLFPYGEDGFRLGVLHRETSSKKKR is encoded by the exons atgagagaaaaaaaaagaaataaagttgATGAGAATGGAAGAGATTTCAAGATATGTTATAACAGTTTCAATCATCCATTACGTGACAATGTAAGGATACCACTTTCTAATATAACTTCATCTATCAGTAATATAGGCATTCAGAATCGTCGCTCACCGCTCAGTGTTACTGCAAAATCATCATCCAAACCATTGCAAACTGGTCTAAAAGAATCTCTGTCGTACAATCTTAGTGGAACACATGCATATGAAAATATTGTCTATCAGCCAACACCTCAGCCTAACACGACCGGTAGTCATTTCTCACCTGGCAGTTCCATATCAAATATTACTGCTGTTTCACTCACCCCTGCACAGAGATCTGCAATGGCAC GATACTCAGATATAGGTGATCCTGCAATAGAATGTACACGTTGTGGGGCACTTATGTGGTACGGAGAGAAAACTGATAAACGAAAACATAGCTCTGTCCCCAAATTCCAACAGTGTTGTGGAAATGGCAAGATTCAACTTCCTCTTTTGAAATTACCTCCTCCTTATCTTAACCAGTTGTTGTTTCAAGATAATGGTGCGGATAATCAGAATTATCAGCAATATTGTAGATTGTACAACATGATGTTTGCCTTTACATCTCCTGGTATGAAGTTTGACAACAGGTTCAATGCCGGTGGAGGTCCTCCTAACATAAGAGTACATGGACAGCCCTGCCATAGGATTGGGAGCATGATGCCGCTTAATGGACAGACACCCCGATTTTCACAGCTATATATTTACGACACTGAAAATGAAGTACAACCTAGGATCAAAGGAATGGG AAACAATCCTAATATAATTCCGCACGTTGTGACCGAATTGAAGAATATGCTCGACGAGTTCAACACACATGCTAAATCTTTTAGGATGGCTGCGGACAGGCTACGACATTCCGATGTACCAGAATTGAAACTAAGATTAGTTGCAGATAGATCTAAAGATGGTAGAATTTACAATCAACCCAACGTTGCAGAAGTTGCCGCATTGATAGTAGGCGACGTTGACACCGGAGATAAAAGGGACATTATTCTTGAGAGACAAAGCGGCAAGCTAAAGAGAATAAGTGAGTTTCACCCAGCATATCTTGCTTTACAATATCCCCTACTCTTTCCTTATGGAGAAGACGGATTTAGGCTTGGTGTTCTACACAGGGAAACAAGttctaaaaaaaaaagatga